One window from the genome of Podospora pseudocomata strain CBS 415.72m chromosome 6, whole genome shotgun sequence encodes:
- the SST2 gene encoding AMSH/STAMBP protein ubiquitin specific-protease (EggNog:ENOG503NUSG; BUSCO:EOG092621F2; COG:S), translated as MAATSNNKTSTTSPTDTNLQSPTLPSDKPSPVGPGLLATQVPAPQAAVSTSTPAYTPTTTTTSTSAFTSAPSPSPSSTIAHRPHHSSSPSTISLRAAGFLGFFDRTLSGKSEPRVRSRQSLSRLSTGPEALATLAAVSGIQSGQSSPERPPRSIRSASQSTRNPPSQPYSETDPSRPEPTLVGRLDNKMHQTSSRLLRMTDDDRPFTKDFKDLFATLIVSLLPLSAHRVRLTKIEHTFLSEDAINNLGSLKFSQSNRMPDPKDPSRIVTTTTTTTFSMAKDMARSICQRFLEARFIESADGRYQQVYTMKGSVWQLTPKGISILDRFCSRNGIQQKQVAELVGASLPQLVSLERDGQTDKLLTDRGTIEVIFRRFIGANGPNVKSSVSSADSDSLSDYKDGLTGVKMAAERKVGGKTFKDTFTGKSATDWLMDCSTTVDRRETIEIASLFVEYDLMEAVQQDRSHMSQYPAHNLFQPTKHAIYQVTAKGRDLVNGALARGRPSESDGHNTRSGIAKDSNTQRLDKILNDPALRLLFRENLRETHCEENLSFYIDVDEFVRQCRTAIKSVQRTPANVSSLDGIKEIMAQAYGIYNAFLAPGSPCELNIDHQLRNNLATRMTKAVGQDVAMIDTLHEVTALFEDAQNAVFKLMASDSVPKFLRSPKYEQTLKNYNFDTIGATHGQPRVPERSQSRSNRK; from the exons ATGGCCGCGACGTCCAACAATAAAACATCGACCACATCGCCCACGGATACTAATCTTCAATCGCCCACCCTCCCGAGCGACAAACCCTCGCCTGTCGGTCCCGGTCTGTTGGCTACCCAAGTTCCAGCACCACAAGCCGCCGTGTCCACCTCCACTCCCGCTtacactcccaccaccaccaccacctccacctccgccttCACCTCCGCGCCATCACCGTCGCCATCGTCCACCATCGCCCACCGCCCACACCACTCCAgcagcccctccaccatctcgttGCGCGCGGCTGGTTTTCTTGGCTTCTTTGACAGAACGCTCTCGGGCAAATCCGAGCCCAGAGTCCGTTCGCGCCAATCACTCAGCCGTCTTTCGACTGGCCCCGAGGCTCTCGCCACTCTTGCTGCCGTCAGTGGCATCCAGTCTGGCCAGTCGAGCCCCGAGAGACCTCCTCGCAGCATCCGATCGGCGTCGCAGTCGACCAGGAACCCCCCCTCTCAGCCTTACAGCGAAACCGACCCAAGCAGACCCGAACCGACTCTTGTCGGTCGATTGGACAACAAAATGCACCAAACATCGTCGAGGTTACTCCGCATGACGGATGATGATAGGCCGTTTACTAAA GACTTCAAGGATTTATTTGCGACACTAATTGTCAGCCTTCTGCCACTGTCGGCCCATCGCGTACGATTGACCAAGATTGAGCACACCTTTTTGTCTGAAGATGCCATCAACAATCTCGGATCGCTCAAATTCTCCCAATCCAACCGTATGCCTGATCCCAAGGACCCCTCCAGGATTgtgacaaccaccaccacaacgaCGTTCTCCATGGCTAAGGACATGGCCCGTTCGATTTGCCAGAGGTTTCTGGAGGCGCGGTTTATCGAGTCGGCGGACGGGAGGTATCAGCAAGTATACACAATGAAGGGCTCGGTATGGCAGCTCACGCCCAAGGGCATCTCTATTTTGGACCGCTTCTGCTCAAGGAACGGCATTCAGCAAAAGCAGGTGGCCGAGCTTGTCGGTGCCTCGCTCCCACAGCTGGTTTCTCTGGAGCGCGATGGGCAAACCGACAAGCTCCTCACAGACCGGGGAACTATCGAGGTTATCTTCAGAAGATTCATTGGCGCTAACGGCCCCAATGTGAAGAGCAGCGTCAGCTCTGCCGACTCGGACTCGTTGAGCGACTACAAGGATGGCCTTACTGGGGTCAAGATGGCCGCGGAACGCAAGGTCGGAGGAAAGACGTTCAAGGATACCTTTACCGGAAAGTCAGCAACGGATTGGTTGATGGACTGCTCCACCACGGTCGACCGCCGGGAAACTATTGAGATCGCTTCTCTGTTTGTGGAATACGACCTTATGGAGGCTGTCCAGCAAGATCGCTCTCACATGTCCCAGTATCCCGCTCACAACCTTTTTCAACCAACAAAGCATGCCATTTATCAGGTTACGGCCAAGGGTAGGGATCTCGTGAACGGGGCTCTGGCCCGGGGGCGGCCATCAGAAAGCGACGGCCATAACACTAGAAGTGGTATCGCCAAGGATTCGAACACGCAACGTCTGGACAAGATTCTCAACGACCCCGCGCTGCGGTTGCTGTTCCGCGAGAACCTCCGTGAGACGCACTGCGAGGAGAACCTCTCCTTCTATATCGACGTGGACGAGTTTGTGCGCCAGTGCAGGACGGCCATCAAGTCGGTGCAAAGGACCCCTGCCAATGTGTCATCTCTGGACGGGATCAAGGAGATTATGGCCCAGGCTTATGGCATCTATAACGCATTTCTGGCTCCCGGTTCTCCCTGCGAGCTCAACATTGACCACCAGCTGCGTAACAATCTCGCCACCCGCATGACCAAAGCAGTCGGGCAGGATGTTGCCATGATTGATACGCTCCACGAGGTCACCGCTCTGTTCGAGGATGCTCAAAACGCCGTCTTCAAGCTGATGGCTAGT GATTCCGTCCCCAAGTTTTTGCGCAGCCCAAAGTACGAGCAGACATTGAAGAACTACAACTTTGACACGATCGGAGCCACCCACGGCCAGCCCCGTGTACCAGAACGGAGTCAAAGCAGGTCGAATCGCAAGTGA
- a CDS encoding hypothetical protein (EggNog:ENOG503P23C), whose amino-acid sequence MSKRTVFTTVTPLPPNITREVVVNFLHDHEEMIDLNPLVKERHPIPPPPHASPDELNCQWFSLTDKISYLPGGLVTGDVTYTCAFHDLPDGVQTHCYAPAGLTIRDKWSVGGSLPGEIPQPSELGLNLPPIGLYIREDVNMKCNVFMAGFVKKTLKKSHAALVDRLKIKAEIASNKPGSQIRTPSNADRISMTDNTIRTPSFSQNMSTSAPNSRPSSASSSTHSVQSSPSCYSAQTSPLWSPTLSNLTSPPQSVKSPPPMGYHSFQPATIQTCNPPPPQPTVQIQFSGPTPTVPYPETPYFEESRQDYWDQRFQQHPLRNEHSTQPVDRTLVPDPLRVPQHSTPDVNKKEIPQDALWQALGGRHQRACSEGSVKSVDGATPGPRSRAGSDVGQEYPEMNPYDELLPSQIANKEKRGSQSSATLRGPFVPEVL is encoded by the exons ATGTCGAAACGCACAGTGTTTACAACGGTtacgccgctgccgccgaaCATCACTCGGGAGGTGGTCGTCAACTTCCTCCACGACCATGAGGAGATGATCGATTTGAACCCGCTGGTCAAGGAGCGACATCCtattcctcctccacctcacgCAAGCCCAGATGAGCTCAACTGCCAGTGGTTTTCTCTCACAGATAAGATCTCGTATTTACCTGGCGGGCTTGTAACGGGGGATGTCACTTACACATGCGCGTTCCATGATCTGCCCGACGGGGTGCAGACGCACTGCTATGCGCCAGCAGGGCTGA CCATCCGCGATAAATGGTCTGTAGGCGGCAGCCTCCCAGGCGAAATCCCCCAACCATCCGAACTcggcctcaacctcccccctatCGGTCTCTACATCCGCGAGGACGTCAACATGAAGTGCAACGTCTTCATGGCAGGTTTCGTGAAAAAGACACTCAAGAAATCCCACGCCGCGCTCGTTGACAGGCTGAAGATTAAGGCCGAAATCGCCAGCAACAAGCCCGGGAGTCAAATCCGTACCCCAAGCAATGCAGACCGGATCTCCATGACCGACAACACAATCCGCACCCCGAGCTTCAGCCAAAACATGAGCACCTCCGCCCCAAACAGCCGCCCCAGTTCGGCGTCATCCTCCACGCACAGCGTGCAGTCATCTCCGTCCTGTTACAGCGCGCAGACGAGCCCACTCTGGTCGCCTACTCTGAGCAATTTGACTAGTCCGCCGCAGTCGGTTAAGAGCCCTCCTCCGATGGGGTATCATAGTTTCCAGCCAGCTACCATCCAAACTTGTAACCCCCCACCGCCGCAGCCAACAGTGCAGATCCAATTCTCCGGTCCGACGCCTACCGTTCCTTATCCAGAGACGCCCTATTTCGAAGAGTCACGACAAGACTACTGGGATCAACGATTTCAGCAACACCCCCTGAGAAACGAACACTCGACCCAACCGGTGGATAGAACCCTCGTCCCTGACCCCTTGAGGGTGCCGCAGCATAGCACACCGGACgtgaacaagaaggagatACCCCAGGATGCGCTCTGGCAAGCGCTGGGGGGGAGGCATCAGAGGGCTTGCTCGGAGGGGAGCGTCAAATCTGTTGATGGTGCTACCCCTGGGCCAAGGAGTCGGGCTGGGTCAGATGTTGGTCAGGAGTACCCCGAGATGAACCCCTATGACGAGTTGCTCCCTTCGCAGATTGCGAATaaagagaagagggggagtCAGAGCAGCGCTACATTGAGGGGGCCTTTTGTTCCGGAGGTGCTTTAG
- the ORC4 gene encoding origin recognition complex subunit 4 (EggNog:ENOG503NYTH; BUSCO:EOG092630MJ; COG:L) produces MAPRGTSTAAAAGKKRARSQNEDEPELSSTTAAKRVRVSKESTATATNGAKPRGRRVAPAPAAANNSDEAPDSEETQPKPLTATKKTRQPSVKKKSNIYDFPASDEDELSSAEGTTTTVPATKRKATVKSVTSAPRNDKANVEEPPAQKKKRGRPPNKPVAAETVAEQEEDDVTTTKKLSGKAATSLRGGGMHAVPKGILTPRKEKGVDGKRGKKNVVFAAKEKSDDEESEEDEEGTPTKKTGEKHGLGLDGEVGPEDENEAEEEESEEEEDDEVCTVCSKPDSKRGNQILFCDSCDMAVHQKCYGVARIPKGDWFCKDCAEKKAAGMLSVDDTAKVRGTSFQDMKAATVAQVAEDLLDIPNFEHHLRVAQRVLLDRCSGRRRIKLFGQNEAYEKTFQLVEQTIVAGEGNSMLVIGARGCGKTTLIESVISDVSKQHKEEFHVVRLNGFIHTDDKLALREIWRQLGKEMAVEDDLVNKTSNYADTMASLLALLSHPSEIAESHEGVTSKSIVFVIDEFDLFATHARQTLLYNLFDIAQARKAPIAVVGLTTRIDVVESLEKRVKSRFSHRYVYLSLPKSLPAFWDVCRQGLSIDEEDMKAEGVDESLEGHEEFWKWWNERIERLYSKDQRFKDHLESYFATTKSTSAFLTTCVMPLAGLTPTSPFPRIPAPSIAVSLDPPDSKLHMLESLSDLDLSLLIAAARLDIVAHTDTVNFAMAYDEYSSLMSKQRAQTASSGLLVFGGGTRVWGRGIAGMAWERLVALGLLVPAASGGRGTAGLSGLDSKMWKLDVALEEIPAAVKLNAVLARWCKEI; encoded by the exons ATGGCACCCCGCGGCACCTCtaccgccgcagcagcaggcaaGAAAAGAGCACGCTCCCAAAACGAAGATGAGCCAGAActatcatcaacaacagccgcgAAAAGAGTACGAGTATCGAAAgaatcaacagcaacagcaacaaacggCGCAAAACCCCGTGGGCGTCGCGTGGCACCTGCTCCTGCGGCAGCAAACAACTCCGATGAGGCTCCCGACTCGGAAGAAACCCAGCCCAAACCTCTCACCgccaccaaaaaaacacgGCAACCATCGGTCAAGAAAAAGAGTAACATTTACGACTTTCCAGCTTCGGATGAGGATGAGTTGAGTTCTGCTgaaggcaccaccaccactgttCCTGCCACAAAGCGCAAGGCAACGGTAAAATCTGTCACTTCTGCTCCTCGAAATGATAAAGCGAATGTGGAAGAACCGCCAGCGCAGAAGAAAAAACGAGGTCGGCCACCTAACAAGCCAGTCGCGGCGGAAACTGTCgcggagcaggaggaggacgatgtcACCACGACAAAGAAGCTCTCAGGGAAAGCGGCGACGAGCTtacggggtggtgggatgcACGCGGTTCCAAAGGGAATACTGACGCcgagaaaggaaaagggagtggatgggaagagaggaaagaaGAATGTTGTTTTTGCTGCGAAGGAAaagagtgatgatgaggaaagtgaggaagatgaggagggtactccgacgaagaagacaggGGAAAAGCATGGGCTTGGACTTGATGGCGAAGTTGGGCCCGAGGACGAAaacgaggcggaggaggaagagagcgaggaggaagaggatgatgaggtctGCACCGTTTGCTCGAAACCCGACTCAAAACGTGGAAACCAAATTCTGTTTTGTGACAGTTGCGACATGGCTGTTCATCAGAAGTGTTATGGCGTTGCGAGGATTCCCAAGGGAGACTGGTTCTGCAAGGACTGTGCAGAGAAGAAAGCGGCAGGGATGCTGAGCGTGGATGATACAGCAAAGGTTAGGGGGACTTCATTCCAAGACATGAAAGCCGCGACGGTTGCGCAGGTTGCTGAGGATCTGCTCGATATCCCCAATTTTGAACACCATTTGCGTGTGGCACAAAGGGTACTGCTTGATCGGTGCTCTGGGAGGCGACGGATCAAGCTTTTTGGGCAGAACGAAGCGTATGAGAAGACGTTTCAGCTGGTGGAGCAGACGattgttgctggtgagggtAACTCAATGTTGGTCATTGGTGCGCGGGGGTGTGGCAAGACGACGCTGATAGAGTCGGTTATCTCTGATGTGTCTAAGCAACATAAGGAGGAGTTTCACGTCGTAAGGCTGAATGGGTTCATTCATACTGATGATAAGCTGGCGTTGAGGGAGATCTGGCGGCAgttgggcaaggagatggCTGTGGAGGATGATCTTGTTAACAAG ACGAGCAACTACGCAGACACGATGGCTTCTCTGCTAGCTTTGTTGTCGCATCCCTCGGAGATCGCCGAATCCCACGAAGGCGTCACATCCAAGTCAATTGTATTTGTGATAGACGAGTTCGATCTGTTCGCCACACATGCCAGACAAACGCTTCTGTACAATCTGTTTGATATTGCACAGGCTCGGAAAGCGCCTATTGCGGTTGTTGgtctgacgacgaggatCGACGTGGTAGAGAGTCTGGAGAAGAGAGTCAAGAGTCGATTCAGCCACAGATATGTCTATCTGTCATTGCCAAAGAGTCTTCCCGCATTCTGGGATGTATGCAGGCAAGGACTTAGtattgatgaggaggatatgaaagctgagggtgttgatgagTCCCTGGAGGGTCATGAAGAGTTCTGGAAGTGGTGGAACGAACGGATCGAG CGTCTCTACAGCAAAGATCAGAGATTTAAAGACCACCTCGAGTCATATTTTGCTACCACAAAGTCGACCTCTGCTTTCTTGACGACGTGTGTCATGCCTTTGGCGGGTTTAACACCAACATCTCCCTTCCCGCGGATACCAGCACCCAGCATCGCTGTTTCTTTGGACCCACCGGACTCGAAACTGCACATGCTGGAATCACTATCAGATCTAGACCTCTCACTCTTGATCGCAGCGGCGCGCCTGGACATTGTAGCACATACGGATACGGTAAACTTCGCGATGGCTTACGACGAGTATTCATCGCTCATGAGTAAGCAGCGAGCTCAGACGGCAAGCTCGGGACTTCTCGTTTTTGGAGGCGGAACAAGAGTGTGGGGTCGTGGTATCGCAGGAATGGCCTGGGAGCGGCTCGTTGCGCTCGGTCTCCTTGTGCCGGCGGCTtcgggagggagaggaacaGCTGGTCTGAGCGGGCTGGACTCCAAGATGTGGAAGCTGGATGTCGCACTCGAGGAGATTCCGGCGGCGGTAAAACTCAATGCGGTTTTGGCGCGCTGGTGCAAGGAGATCTGA